The Gammaproteobacteria bacterium genomic interval TGCGTGATGCACGGGGCGTATGCCTGTGCGCAAGCAGGCGGCAACCCGTCGAGCGCAGAGCCTGGGTTTCCTGCTGAGTTGTCGGATCGTGCCCGCCAGGGAACGACGGCGACTCACCGGCACGTCTGTACTGGATCTCGCCTTCCGTGAGGAGGAGAGCATAAGCGGTTCCACAGCCTCTGGGCGAAAGAAGCCATGAAAGCGGATCTGGAGTTGATTCTCGTCCACGACGGGCGACATTGGGTAGTTCACAACGACAACCTCGTGGCGAAGGGCGAAGAGTTCAAGGCCCTGGATGCGGATCTCAAGCGCGTCCTGCTGGAGTCAAGCACCTTCCTACCTGGTGAGCGGGTCACCGTTTTTATGGGTTTCGATTTCGATACCATCCCCACCTGGCTCCGGCAATACCACACGCACTACTTCAACCGTTTTGTGACTGTCGACTTGTAGTCCCACGCATAACTACTTCATACCAACAAATCTACCGAGGGGTGATAAAGCATGGCTGTTAATAGAAAATGGACCGACGGAATGCTCTCCACAGAGGACTGGTGGGCCGTGTGGCTCGGGCTCCTCATGTTCTTTGCCGGTTTGTTGACGATCTGGGGCGTGGACTTGGTGGGTTGGATGACGAAGACCAAGACCTGGGAGATCACCAATCTCCTGGCCGAGTTCTCGTGGGGAAAGCTCGTGGCGCCTGCGGGTAAGGCCTACGAGGAGATGCCTCCATTTATGTCGCTCCTCACGACCTACGCGGTCTTCACGATCCTGGTTTGCATCGGCGCCTACTTCCAGCGGCTGAACGTCAAGCGGTTTTTCTGGGGATTCACGGCTATCTTCTTTATCACCTGGTCGGTCTGGATCATCGGGCACGAGGCCCATTTCAAGGCACTCAAGACGACCCAGTCGGTCATGCAGTCCGAGATCTACGGCAGTGACGTGTATTGCACGAGCAAGGTCAACACCTGCAGCAAGGAGATCAACAAGGCGCTCAAGGACCTCGGAGTCAACACCGTGGCCGGGCAACAGCCCGATGCAGAGACTGCGACCAAGGCCGTGGACATGGCCAAGCACGCGGTAAGACTCTCCTGGGGACTGCAGCTCGGGGGCGGCTTTTCTTACATGCTGGCCCTGGCCGTGGGCCTGCTTATCGGCAATCTTTTCAGAGGGTTGGCCGGATTTCTCAGGGAGGCGGCCAAGCCCGAGTGGTTCATCAAGACGGCCATTGTCTTCCTGGGTATCAAGCTGGGTTTGATGTCCATGAAGGCAACCGGATTTGCGGTGGAGCTTGCACTGTCCGGTGCAGCGGCGACCTTTGTCGCCTACCTGTTGTTCTGGCCCATCGTCTACACCTTGGGCCGAAAGGTGTTCAAGCTGCGACGGGACGCCTCGGCAGTGCTCTCCTCGGGTATTTCCATCTGTGGTGTGTCGGCCGCCATTGCGACCGCCGGTGCCATCCGTGCCCGGCCCGTCCTGCCGATCGCCGTTTCCATGCTCAT includes:
- a CDS encoding DUF5395 domain-containing protein yields the protein MKADLELILVHDGRHWVVHNDNLVAKGEEFKALDADLKRVLLESSTFLPGERVTVFMGFDFDTIPTWLRQYHTHYFNRFVTVDL
- a CDS encoding YeiH family protein, producing the protein MAVNRKWTDGMLSTEDWWAVWLGLLMFFAGLLTIWGVDLVGWMTKTKTWEITNLLAEFSWGKLVAPAGKAYEEMPPFMSLLTTYAVFTILVCIGAYFQRLNVKRFFWGFTAIFFITWSVWIIGHEAHFKALKTTQSVMQSEIYGSDVYCTSKVNTCSKEINKALKDLGVNTVAGQQPDAETATKAVDMAKHAVRLSWGLQLGGGFSYMLALAVGLLIGNLFRGLAGFLREAAKPEWFIKTAIVFLGIKLGLMSMKATGFAVELALSGAAATFVAYLLFWPIVYTLGRKVFKLRRDASAVLSSGISICGVSAAIATAGAIRARPVLPIAVSML